One Trichoderma atroviride chromosome 7, complete sequence DNA segment encodes these proteins:
- a CDS encoding uncharacterized protein (EggNog:ENOG41) has translation MDKEHQPDKNYMFSPLALYFRHQEYPAARKGKKTMIGHNGWLEITERSSCRNKQTSPKKTGILDGIRKIAKDITEVHQSRRLQPAVKGSTELHGAVSLEPREQSLLYCELEFNLSTALNAYISNQLEKPHLSPDNLKKISDAWHQRGYPRVIGFRYDLETQLELVSLHINEFSFYGRRQGNATEISLLLNEMKMNARNMRVRTYCQLDSTIAKHLIDSQSLFNLINATASQQTALAEIAQFFKLVIN, from the exons ATGGATAAAGAACACCAGCCCGATAAGAACTATAtgttttctcctcttgcCTTATATTTCCGTCACCAAGAATATCCAGCTGCAAGGAAGGGTAAGAAAACTATGATCGGTCACAATGGCTGGCTTGAAATCACAGAGCGATCCAGTTGCCGTAATAAACAAACATCACCGAAGAAGACAGGCATTCTAGATGGCATTAGGAAGATTGCCAAAGATATA ACCGAGGTACACCAAAGCCGACGATTGCAGCCGGCTGTGAAGGGATCAACAGAGCTACACGGGGCCGTTTCACTCGAGCCTCGAGAACAGAGTCTTTTGTATTGTGAACTAGAATTCAATCTTTCAACGGCTTTAAACGCATATATTAGCAACCAGCTTGAGAAACCCCATCTCTCTCCTGACAACCTGAAGAAAATCTCAGATGCGTGGCACCAACGAGGCTATCCCAGAGTAATCGGCTTTAGATACGATTTAGAGACACAGCTAGAGCTCGTCAGTCTTCACATCAATGAGTTTAGCTTCTATGGCCGCCGGCAAGGTAACGCTACTGAGATCAGCCTTTTGCTGaacgagatgaagatgaacgCACGCAACATGCGTGTCCGGACATATTGCCAACTAGACTCCACTATAGCCAAGCACCTAATTGACTCGCAGTCACTGTTCAACTTGATAAATGCAACAGCAAGCCAGCAGACCGCCCTTGCAGAAATTGCACAGTTTTTTAAGCTAGTTATAAACTAA